One Brassica oleracea var. oleracea cultivar TO1000 unplaced genomic scaffold, BOL UnpScaffold00787, whole genome shotgun sequence DNA segment encodes these proteins:
- the LOC106320057 gene encoding uncharacterized mitochondrial protein AtMg00810-like has product MTDLGHISSFLVVFAKFSDKGLFLSQTCYVEEIIERAGMKECKPCSTPVDMKSKLAAQEGKPLAYPTDYRSLAGALQYLTFTRTYISYAVQQIYLFMHDPRESHMLALKRIIRYFQGTKLMGLQLLKKENDEVNSLYRR; this is encoded by the coding sequence ATGACGGATCTAGGCCACATCAGCTCGTTTCTTGTTGTCTTTGCTAAGTTCAGTGACAAGGGCCTCTTCCTGTCTCAGACTTGTTATGTAGAAGAGATCATCGAACGTGCTGGCATGAAGGAGTGCAAACCTTGTTCGACACCGGTTGATATGAAGTCCAAGCTAGCGGCACAAGAAGGCAAACCTTTAGCATATCCAACTGATTATCGAAGTTTAGCAGGGGCATTACAGTATCTCACATTCACTAGGACATACATCTCTTATGCAGTACAACAAATTTATCTCTTCATGCATGATCCGCGTGAAAGCCATATGCTAGCACTCAAGAGAATCATTCGCTACTTTCAAGGCACGAAATTGATGGGTCTCCAGCTCCTCAAGAAGGAAAACGATGAAGTTAACAGCTTATACAGACGCTGA
- the LOC106320058 gene encoding disease resistance protein RML1B-like has translation MASPFSSFSSRNWSYNVFSSFHGPDVRKTFLSHMREQFQRNGITMFDDQKIVRSATISPSLTKAINESRIAIVILSKKYASSSWCLDELVEILECKKAIGQIVMTIFYGVEPSAVRKQTGEFGIAFNETCARKTDEERQKWSKALRDVGNIAGEDFLKWENEARMIEKISKDVLDKLNATPSRDFCGMVGIEIHLMKVLSLLDLDDDGVKMVAISGPAGIGKTTIARALHSIFSSRFQLSCFVNNLRGSHHSGFDEHGLKLHLQNQLLSQMLNQNDMRISHLGALKERLCDHRVLIILDDVNSIKQLEALANETTWFGPGSRIVVTTENNELMQQHGINYTYHVGFPSDEQALKILCRYAFRQSYPHICFKELALRVTKLCGNLPLGLRVVGSSLRGKNEEEWEEVILKLDTILDHQDIEEVLKVGYESLHENELSLFLHIAVFFNYNDVDLVKSMFADNNLDIKHGLKILVSRSLIHVSTDGEIVMHKLLQQVGRKAVRREEPWKCRILIETPDICDVLERAKGSRAVSGILFDISDIDEVSISSRAFKRMPNLRFLKIYKSKEDGNDIENIPEDIEFPPRLRLLHWEAYPNKCLPPTFHPEYLVQLNLRDNELEKLWEGTQRLQNLQKLDLFGSLNLKELPDLSNASNLDSLDLSGCESLVEIPSSFRNLHKLKQLTMLLCIKLQVVPDHFNLASLTSVVMVGCWKLRKLPGISGNITSLSIADTMLEELPESVRLWSRLETLSIYGSLNISPIWLDRWQERKGADIVTIPDWIKDLHGLTWLHIVGCPKLALLPELPSSLRKLTVETCLSLVYFPFDSQVTDFFFPHCFKLCPEARSVIIQKQGRMSAYLPGGEIPWEFEYQATGNALTIPFDIYRFRICVVISPKREHIEDVNLVCRTRINGYPVDSIIYRRLPNIRTPHLFISQSEWFDGGEDAWLDFDSHISFHFSTTSQDVDITECGVQVLREETDGSIGSQESYDDECLSDVSNEPSSQQVYDNLSGGSSDSCSEQVSEDEDKRCPISRRRLRNQQASATTFVTPLYSNCALDLETVGWRFADQETRLSPM, from the exons ATGgcttctcctttttcttcatTCTCGTCTCGCAACTGGAGCTACAACGTCTTCTCCAGCTTCCACGGGCCTGACGTTCGTAAAACATTTCTCAGTCACATGCGCGAACAGTTTCAGCGAAACGGGATCACTATGTTTGATGATCAAAAGATTGTAAGAAGTGCAACGATCTCTCCTTCACTTACAAAAGCTATAAACGAATCGAGGATTGCGATAGTGATTCTCTCCAAGAAATACGCTTCATCAAGTTGGTGTTTGGATGAACTGGTGGAGATACTGGAGTGCAAAAAAGCTATAGGGCAGATAGTGATGACCATCTTCTATGGAGTGGAGCCATCCGCTGTACGGAAACAGACTGGGGAGTTTGGGATCGCTTTCAATGAAACTTGTGCACGTAAGACGGATGAGGAAAGACAGAAATGGAGCAAAGCGTTGAGAGATGTGGGCAACATCGCTGGAGAAGACTTCCTAAAATG ggAAAATGAAGCGAGAATGATTGAGAAGATATCAAAAGATGTTTTAGATAAATTGAATGCTACACCGTCTAGGGATTTTTGTGGCATGGTAGGAATTGAGATTCATTTGATGAAAGTACTGTCTTTGCTAGATTTAGATGATGATGGAGTGAAGATGGTTGCAATCTCTGGTCCTGCTGGGATTGGTAAAACGACCATTGCCAGAGCTTTACATAGCATATTCTCGAGCCGTTTTCAACTAAGTTGTTTTGTGAACAACCTTAGAGGAAGTCACCATAGTGGATTTGATGAGCACGGTTTGAAGTTGCATTTACAAAACCAACTTCTTTCACAGATGTTGAACCAAAATGATATGAGGATAAGCCATCTGGGTGCTTTAAAAGAAAGGCTCTGCGACCACAGAGTGCTCATCATTCTTGATGATGTGAACAGTATAAAGCAATTAGAGGCGTTGGCTAATGAAACTACATGGTTTGGCCCTGGAAGTAGGATTGTAGTTACCACAGAAAATAATGAGCTTATGCAGCAACATGGTATCAACTATACGTACCATGTGGGGTTTCCATCTGATGAACAAGCTCTCAAAATCTTGTGTAGATATGCTTTTAGGCAAAGCTATCCACATATTTGTTTCAAAGAGCTTGCGTTGAGAGTAACAAAGCTTTGTGGTAATCTTCCATTGGGTCTCCGTGTAGTGGGTTCATCTTTACGTGGGAAGAATGAGGAGGAGTGGGAAGAGGTAATACTCAAGCTAGATACTATTCTTGATCATCAAGACATCGAGGAAGTACTAAAAGTCGGTTATGAGAGTTTACATGAGAATGAACTATCTCTATTTCTCCATATTGCTGTCTTCTTCAACTATAATGATGTTGATCTTGTGAAATCCATGTTCGCTGACAATAATTTGGATATCAAACACGGGTTGAAAATCCTGGTCAGCAGATCTCTCATACATGTATCTACTGATGGAGAAATAGTGATGCACAAGTTACTACAACAAGTGGGTAGAAAAGCTGTTCGTAGAGAAGAACCATGGAAATGCAGGATCTTAATAGAGACTCCAGATATCTGTGATGTTCTCGAACGTGCCAAA GGTTCTAGAGCTGTATCTGGCATATTATTTGACATATCTGATATCGATGAGGTATCTATCAGCAGTAGAGCTTTTAAAAGAATGCCTAATCTTCGATTCCTCAAGATTTACAAAAGTAAAGAAGATGGAAATGATATAGAGAATATACCTGAGGACATAGAGTTTCCACCTCGTTTAAGGTTACTACATTGGGAGGCATACCCAAACAAATGTCTCCCTCCTACATTTCATCCTGAATATCTTGTTCAACTTAATTTAAGAGATAACGAGCTAGAGAAGCTCTGGGAAGGAACCCag AGACTTCAAAATCTGCAGAAGTTGGATTTGTTTGGATCCTTGAATTTGAAGGAACTCCCGGATCTTTCAAATGCATCAAATCTTGACAGTTTGGATCTGAGTGGTTGCGAGAGTTTGGTAGAGATCCCTTCCTCTTTTAGAAATCTTCATAAACTAAAGCAGTTGACGATGTTGTTGTGCATAAAGTTACAAGTTGTTCCAGATCACTTCAACTTGGCATCTCTTACATCAGTAGTCATGGTGGGATGCTGGAAACTGAGAAAACTCCCTGGTATTTCCGGGAATATCACGTCACTCTCAATCGCAGACACAATGCTAGAAGAATTGCCTGAATCAGTAAGGCTTTGGTCTCGCCTTGAGACGCTCTCAATATATGGCAGTCTCAACATATCACCAATTTGGTTAGACCGGTGGCAAGAGCGAAAAGGCGCAGATATTGTAACAATTCCAGACTGGATCAAAGATCTTCATGGGTTAACATGGCTTCATATAGTTGGTTGTCCAAAACTTGCGTTACTGCCAGAGCTTCCTAGCTCGCTCAGAAAACTAACAGTGGAAACTTGTCTATCACTAGTATATTTCCCTTTTGACTCTCAAGTTACCGATTTCTTCTTCCCCCACTGCTTCAAATTGTGTCCAGAAGCACGAAGTGTAATTATCCAGAAACAAGGTCGCATGAGTGCATACCTGCCTGGAGGAGAAATACCTTGGGAATTCGAATACCAAGCTACAGGAAACGCCTTGACCATCCCTTTCGATATCTACCGGTTTAGGATTTGCGTTGTGATATCTCCTAAACGGGAGCATATAGAAGATGTTAACCTAGTGTGTCGAACACGCATAAACGGTTACCCTGTTGACTCAATAATATATCGGCGTCTCCCCAATATACGAACGccacatttatttatttctcaatCTGAATGGTTTGACGGTGGCGAAGACGCCTGGCTTGACTTTGACTCCCATATATCGTTCCATTTCAGCACCACATCCCAGGATGTTGACATTACTGAATGTGGTGTCCAGGTCTTGAGAGAAGAAACTGACGGAAGCATTGGAAGCCAGGAAAGCTATGACGATGAATGTCTTTCTGATGTGAGCAATGAACCTTCCTCACAACAAGTGTATGATAATCTCTCGGGTGGGAGCTCTGACTCTTGTTCAGAACAAGTTTCCGAAGACGAGGATAAAA GATGTCCCATTTCGAGAAGAAGATTGCGTAACCAGCAGGCTTCAGCAACAACATTCGTTACCCCCTTGTACTCCAATTGTGCACTTGATCTTGAGACCGTCGGCTGGCGTTTTGCAGACCAAGAGACCAGATTGTCGCCTATGTAA